From Alienimonas californiensis, a single genomic window includes:
- a CDS encoding UTP--glucose-1-phosphate uridylyltransferase → MLRFAPSPRLMPTAPPPDLVARLHATGDAHLLRFWDELDDAGRDRLATQLADLDFAAARRLYEAKRSGPDASGDGAAAAGRAAPPAAVVRLATTDREAADRQAASAVGEELLKSGAVGAILVAGGQGTRLGFDKPKGMFPVGPVSGATLFELLAGQLKARARAAGVAIPLYVMTSPATDAPTRAEFAARDYYGLGEENVVFFRQGTMPAVDDATGRALLAAKDEVAVSPDGHGGLVAALKNRGVLEDMRERSVSTLYYHQVDNPTAIVCDPAFLGAHKRLGGQVSTKVVAKVAPAEKMGVVCDVDGVTQIIEYSDLPDDVAAKTDADGGLLLWAGNTAIHCFERSFLERLADEGQRFDETGAGAGLPFHVAHKKVPHLNDAGEPVEPAEPNAYKFERFIFDALPLADVAPVVETDRAREFNPVKNAEGADSPATAKAALTALHHGWLKAAGAVVAEGVTVEILPAFALDAAGVKAKVTPGTRFDQDAVLK, encoded by the coding sequence GTGCTTCGCTTCGCCCCGTCGCCTCGCCTGATGCCGACCGCCCCCCCGCCGGATCTCGTCGCCCGTCTCCACGCCACCGGGGACGCACACCTGCTGCGCTTCTGGGACGAACTGGACGACGCCGGCCGCGACCGCCTGGCGACGCAACTGGCCGACCTGGACTTCGCCGCCGCCCGTCGGCTGTACGAGGCGAAACGGTCCGGCCCGGACGCCTCCGGCGACGGCGCCGCGGCCGCCGGTCGGGCCGCCCCGCCGGCCGCCGTCGTGCGGCTGGCGACGACGGACCGGGAGGCCGCCGACCGACAGGCGGCGTCCGCGGTCGGCGAGGAGCTGCTGAAAAGCGGCGCCGTGGGGGCGATTCTCGTCGCCGGCGGGCAGGGCACGCGGCTGGGGTTCGACAAACCCAAGGGCATGTTCCCCGTCGGCCCGGTCAGCGGGGCCACGCTGTTCGAGCTGCTCGCCGGCCAGTTGAAGGCCCGCGCCCGGGCGGCCGGCGTCGCGATCCCGCTGTACGTGATGACCAGCCCCGCCACCGACGCCCCCACCCGGGCGGAGTTCGCCGCCCGGGACTACTACGGCCTCGGCGAGGAGAACGTCGTGTTCTTCCGCCAGGGCACGATGCCCGCCGTGGACGACGCCACCGGCCGGGCGCTGCTGGCGGCGAAGGACGAGGTCGCCGTCAGCCCGGACGGCCACGGCGGGCTCGTCGCGGCGCTGAAGAACCGCGGCGTGCTGGAGGACATGCGGGAGCGCAGCGTCTCGACCCTCTATTACCACCAGGTCGACAACCCGACCGCGATCGTCTGCGACCCGGCGTTCCTCGGCGCCCACAAGCGGCTGGGCGGGCAGGTCAGCACGAAGGTCGTTGCGAAGGTCGCCCCGGCGGAGAAAATGGGCGTGGTCTGCGACGTCGACGGGGTGACCCAGATCATCGAATACAGCGACCTTCCGGACGACGTCGCCGCGAAGACGGACGCCGACGGCGGCCTGCTCCTGTGGGCCGGCAACACCGCGATCCACTGCTTCGAGCGGTCCTTCCTCGAACGGCTGGCGGACGAAGGCCAGCGGTTCGACGAGACGGGGGCCGGCGCCGGGCTGCCCTTTCACGTCGCCCATAAGAAGGTGCCGCACCTGAACGACGCCGGAGAGCCCGTCGAGCCGGCGGAGCCGAACGCCTACAAGTTCGAACGCTTCATCTTCGACGCCCTCCCGCTGGCGGACGTGGCGCCGGTGGTGGAGACCGACCGGGCCCGGGAGTTCAACCCCGTCAAGAACGCCGAGGGCGCCGACAGCCCCGCCACCGCCAAGGCGGCGCTGACGGCCCTGCATCATGGTTGGCTGAAGGCCGCCGGGGCGGTCGTCGCGGAGGGCGTGACCGTGGAGATCCTGCCCGCCTTCGCCCTCGACGCGGCCGGCGTGAAGGCCAAGGTGACCCCCGGCACGCGGTTCGACCAGGACGCCGTGCTGAAATAG
- a CDS encoding BCCT family transporter, whose product MQLLISAGLIAIIVVWGLIAPESMAAVFDAALAQITRNFGFFYLWTVLALVAFCFWLAFSRFGNLRLGTEDEEPEFSVFAWFAMLFAAGMGIGLVFWGVAEPMSHYASPPPGVAAGTPEAANAGMRYAFFHWGLHPWAIYSVVSLAIAFFQCRRNGAALVSTVTSSLPWAPVRKLSILFDVLAVIATAFGVAASLGIGAMQINSGLNRVFGVPVGAASQLTIIGVATALFLTSAVTGVERGIKWLSSINLVVAGLLAVAVFLLGPTVAIVDTFTSTLGAYLSDFVRMSLRTTPFRDSAWVGDWTVFYWAWWISWSPFVGLFIARVSRGRTIREFVVGTMLAPTLAAFAWFSVFGGAALNLEIWQHVPISEAVEADVSTALFTLFDALPMSTALSAVATLLVLVFFITSGDSATLVLGMMSTGGTPDPSSRVKVLWGLLVAGIASSLLLAGGVRGLQTATIVFALPFTFVILLMALALWRAVRHDWHADQAEERRLRKRLREMAGL is encoded by the coding sequence ATGCAACTACTGATCTCGGCAGGACTCATTGCGATCATCGTGGTCTGGGGCCTGATCGCTCCCGAGTCGATGGCTGCCGTCTTCGACGCGGCACTGGCGCAGATCACGCGGAACTTCGGCTTCTTTTATCTGTGGACCGTGTTGGCGCTCGTGGCGTTCTGCTTCTGGCTGGCGTTCAGCCGCTTCGGCAACCTTCGTCTGGGGACCGAGGATGAGGAGCCCGAGTTCTCGGTCTTCGCCTGGTTCGCCATGCTGTTCGCGGCCGGCATGGGCATCGGGTTGGTGTTCTGGGGCGTGGCCGAACCGATGTCGCACTACGCCTCGCCGCCGCCGGGCGTCGCCGCCGGCACGCCGGAGGCGGCCAACGCGGGAATGCGCTACGCGTTCTTCCACTGGGGCCTGCATCCTTGGGCGATCTATTCGGTGGTCTCGCTCGCGATCGCCTTCTTCCAGTGTCGACGCAACGGCGCCGCGCTCGTCAGCACGGTCACTTCCTCGCTACCTTGGGCTCCTGTCCGCAAGCTCTCGATTCTGTTCGACGTGCTGGCCGTCATCGCCACCGCCTTCGGCGTGGCAGCCTCGCTGGGGATCGGCGCCATGCAGATCAACAGCGGCCTGAACCGCGTGTTCGGCGTGCCCGTGGGCGCCGCATCGCAACTGACCATCATCGGCGTGGCGACGGCCTTATTCCTGACCTCGGCGGTCACCGGCGTCGAACGCGGCATCAAGTGGTTGTCCAGCATCAACCTTGTGGTCGCAGGCCTGCTGGCCGTGGCCGTGTTCTTGCTGGGGCCGACGGTGGCGATCGTCGACACCTTCACCTCCACCCTGGGCGCCTACCTCAGCGATTTCGTGCGGATGAGCCTGCGGACCACGCCGTTTCGCGACAGCGCCTGGGTGGGCGACTGGACCGTCTTCTATTGGGCGTGGTGGATTTCCTGGTCGCCGTTCGTCGGCCTCTTTATCGCGCGCGTCTCACGCGGCCGCACGATTCGCGAGTTCGTCGTCGGTACCATGCTGGCGCCCACGCTCGCAGCATTCGCGTGGTTTTCGGTGTTCGGCGGGGCGGCTCTGAACCTGGAGATCTGGCAGCATGTGCCGATTTCCGAGGCCGTCGAGGCCGACGTCTCGACGGCGTTGTTCACCCTGTTCGACGCCCTGCCGATGAGCACGGCACTGTCGGCCGTGGCCACCCTACTGGTGCTGGTATTCTTCATCACGTCGGGCGATTCGGCCACGCTGGTGCTGGGCATGATGAGCACCGGGGGAACTCCCGATCCAAGTTCGCGTGTGAAGGTGCTCTGGGGCCTGCTGGTGGCCGGCATTGCCTCGAGTCTGTTGCTCGCGGGAGGGGTCAGGGGTCTGCAAACCGCGACCATCGTCTTCGCGCTCCCGTTCACCTTCGTGATCCTGCTGATGGCCTTGGCACTGTGGCGCGCGGTTCGGCACGATTGGCATGCCGATCAGGCGGAGGAACGACGCCTCCGCAAACGGCTGCGAGAGATGGCGGGCCTCTGA
- a CDS encoding lipopolysaccharide kinase InaA family protein yields MFAPSVADAPLRLVTQRGRGWAVAEFGADRLAALIAADDCPDPDAVLQKAGNTAVVLRSELALPAGPAAVCWKRIHRKTRFKRWATLVRTRRTVLTYVYAARLRAAGVETPRALACTAPHRWQIERPAWLLTDWVEGTEDLAMAERRLAELPAADRLRIAGRYAAAVGRLLGTLHAAGASHRDLKPNNVLITRLAAGDADVTVRAWVIDLDAVAFPVRLTRRRRRRDLARLRRGLPNVPRTALARFLRAYAAASPAGAADRWQEFAAPANG; encoded by the coding sequence ATGTTCGCCCCGTCCGTCGCCGACGCCCCGCTTCGCCTCGTCACCCAGCGCGGGCGCGGCTGGGCGGTGGCGGAGTTCGGCGCCGACCGTCTCGCCGCCCTGATTGCCGCCGACGACTGCCCCGACCCCGACGCCGTCCTGCAAAAAGCGGGCAATACCGCGGTCGTGCTGCGGAGCGAACTGGCCCTGCCGGCCGGGCCGGCGGCGGTCTGCTGGAAACGGATTCACCGTAAGACCCGGTTCAAGCGCTGGGCGACGCTCGTGCGAACCCGGCGGACGGTGCTGACGTACGTCTACGCCGCCCGGCTGCGGGCCGCGGGGGTGGAGACGCCCCGGGCACTGGCCTGCACCGCGCCGCACCGCTGGCAGATCGAACGCCCGGCGTGGCTGCTGACGGACTGGGTCGAGGGCACCGAGGACCTGGCGATGGCCGAACGCCGCCTCGCGGAGTTGCCGGCGGCGGACCGGCTGCGGATCGCCGGCCGCTACGCCGCGGCGGTCGGCCGGCTGCTCGGGACGCTGCACGCCGCCGGGGCGAGCCACCGCGATCTGAAGCCGAACAACGTGCTCATCACCCGCCTCGCCGCCGGCGACGCCGACGTGACGGTGCGGGCTTGGGTGATCGACCTCGACGCTGTCGCCTTCCCCGTCCGACTGACGCGGCGTCGGCGCCGGCGGGACCTGGCCCGATTGCGGCGGGGGTTGCCGAACGTGCCCCGCACGGCCCTCGCCCGCTTTCTGCGGGCCTACGCCGCCGCGTCGCCCGCCGGTGCCGCGGACCGTTGGCAGGAGTTCGCCGCTCCGGCGAACGGCTGA
- the egtB gene encoding ergothioneine biosynthesis protein EgtB, whose protein sequence is MSAVPASPLAAPAPPAAAATAPAVPTPLMGEALAERFTDVRAFTETLVEPLSPEDCVVQPMPDASPAKWHLAHTTWFFEAFLLKPYLSKYPIFHPKFGFLFNSYYNALGPRHARAARGMLTRPSLEEVCDYRAHVDRHMAELLAQNESAETARLIEVGLHHEQQHQELLLTDIKYTLWRNPLRPAYRDGTSNDEQVEREAPASFDIPHSSFTQFSEGLYEVGRDTGAFCYDNEQPRHRVWRDAFELADRPVTSGEWAAFIEDGGYRRPELWLSAGWAAVQREGWEAPLYWERQKGGGWRTFTLSGMAPVEPAEPVCHVNYYEADAFARWAGLSEPGLRLPTEQEWEIAADASGYDPAAGDTADGGRLHPIAPAPGPGLRGLAGGVWEWTASPYIAYPGYAPPAGALGEYNGKFMCDQWVLRGGSCATSATHLRSTYRNFFPADARWQFSGLRLAR, encoded by the coding sequence ATGTCCGCCGTCCCCGCGTCCCCGCTCGCCGCTCCGGCGCCGCCCGCCGCGGCGGCAACGGCCCCGGCCGTCCCGACCCCGCTGATGGGCGAGGCGCTCGCGGAGCGGTTCACCGACGTGCGGGCCTTCACGGAGACGCTGGTCGAACCGCTCAGCCCCGAGGACTGCGTCGTCCAGCCGATGCCGGACGCCAGCCCGGCGAAGTGGCACCTCGCCCACACCACCTGGTTCTTCGAAGCGTTTCTGCTCAAGCCGTATCTATCGAAGTATCCGATCTTTCACCCGAAGTTCGGCTTCCTGTTCAATTCGTATTACAACGCCCTCGGCCCGCGGCACGCCCGGGCCGCCCGCGGGATGTTGACGCGGCCCTCGCTGGAGGAAGTGTGCGACTACCGCGCCCATGTCGACCGGCACATGGCGGAGCTGTTGGCGCAGAACGAAAGCGCCGAGACCGCCCGCCTGATCGAAGTCGGCCTGCACCACGAACAGCAACACCAGGAATTGTTGCTGACGGATATCAAGTACACGCTCTGGCGGAACCCGCTGCGGCCGGCGTATCGGGACGGGACTTCGAATGACGAACAAGTCGAGCGGGAGGCCCCTGCCTCATTCGACATTCCTCATTCGTCATTCACCCAGTTCAGCGAGGGCCTCTATGAAGTCGGCCGCGACACCGGCGCCTTCTGTTACGACAACGAACAGCCCCGCCACCGGGTCTGGCGGGACGCCTTCGAACTCGCCGACCGTCCCGTGACCAGCGGGGAGTGGGCCGCGTTTATTGAGGACGGCGGTTACCGTCGGCCGGAATTGTGGCTGTCCGCCGGCTGGGCCGCGGTGCAGCGGGAGGGGTGGGAGGCCCCGCTGTATTGGGAGCGCCAGAAAGGCGGCGGATGGCGGACGTTCACCCTGTCCGGCATGGCCCCGGTCGAGCCGGCGGAGCCGGTTTGTCACGTCAATTATTACGAGGCGGACGCCTTCGCCCGCTGGGCGGGGCTGTCCGAGCCGGGCCTGCGGCTGCCGACCGAGCAGGAATGGGAGATCGCCGCGGACGCTTCCGGCTACGACCCCGCCGCCGGCGACACGGCGGACGGCGGACGCCTGCACCCCATTGCCCCGGCGCCCGGCCCCGGCCTGCGGGGCTTGGCCGGAGGGGTGTGGGAATGGACCGCCAGCCCGTATATCGCCTACCCCGGCTACGCCCCGCCGGCCGGGGCGCTGGGCGAATACAACGGCAAGTTTATGTGCGACCAGTGGGTCCTGCGGGGCGGCTCCTGCGCGACCTCCGCGACGCATCTGCGGTCGACCTACCGCAACTTTTTCCCCGCCGACGCCCGCTGGCAGTTCAGCGGTCTGCGGTTGGCGCGATGA
- the folB gene encoding dihydroneopterin aldolase produces MNLDRVVVRDLLCRGILGIHPEERVTPQAVRVSLTLECDTRPAAASERIEDAVDYSAVADRARTLVETGGFQLVETLCDRIAAACLEDPRVRACVVRVEKPDALPDAAGVGVTIRREQADEADWDTREFIAPTADR; encoded by the coding sequence GTGAACCTCGACCGCGTCGTCGTCCGGGATCTGCTCTGCCGCGGCATCCTCGGCATTCATCCTGAAGAACGCGTCACGCCGCAGGCGGTGCGGGTGAGTTTGACGCTGGAATGCGATACCCGCCCGGCGGCGGCGTCGGAGCGGATCGAGGACGCCGTCGACTACAGCGCCGTCGCCGACCGGGCCCGCACGCTGGTGGAGACGGGCGGCTTTCAGTTGGTGGAAACGCTGTGCGACCGCATTGCCGCCGCCTGTCTGGAGGACCCGCGGGTGCGGGCCTGCGTGGTGCGCGTCGAAAAGCCGGACGCTCTGCCGGACGCCGCCGGCGTGGGCGTCACGATCCGGCGGGAGCAGGCCGACGAGGCCGATTGGGACACCCGCGAATTCATCGCGCCAACCGCAGACCGCTGA
- a CDS encoding SDR family oxidoreductase — protein MNLAGKTAVVTGAAVRLGRAVALELAEHGADVAVHYGSHSDEAAAVVRTIQREYGRRAVAVQADLSDPVRAAAALFAAVNKEFGRADVLVNNAAIYEPGDFGAITEDHWDRHLGLNLKAPFFLAQRFAEQFDGDEGAIVNILCRRATRPTAEDLPYTAAKAGLAALTKGLALRLAPRIRVNGVAPGEMLPPTGRHTDPEEWDRQTAAHIPLRRVGGSVPVARAVRYLCEADFVTGETLHVTGGDHL, from the coding sequence GTGAATCTCGCAGGAAAGACCGCCGTCGTCACCGGGGCCGCCGTCCGGCTGGGGCGGGCCGTCGCGCTCGAACTGGCGGAACACGGGGCCGACGTCGCGGTGCATTACGGCTCCCACTCCGACGAAGCCGCCGCGGTCGTGCGCACGATCCAGCGGGAATACGGCCGCCGCGCCGTCGCCGTGCAGGCCGATCTGAGCGACCCCGTGCGCGCCGCCGCGGCCCTGTTCGCCGCGGTGAACAAGGAGTTCGGCCGGGCGGACGTGCTGGTCAACAACGCCGCGATCTACGAACCCGGCGACTTCGGAGCGATCACGGAGGATCACTGGGATCGCCATCTCGGTTTGAACCTCAAGGCGCCGTTCTTCCTCGCCCAGCGTTTTGCGGAGCAGTTCGATGGCGACGAAGGGGCAATCGTCAACATTCTCTGCCGCCGGGCGACCCGGCCGACGGCGGAGGACCTCCCCTACACCGCCGCCAAGGCCGGGCTGGCGGCGCTGACGAAGGGACTTGCCCTGAGGCTGGCGCCGAGAATCCGCGTCAACGGCGTCGCCCCCGGCGAGATGCTGCCGCCGACCGGCCGGCACACCGACCCGGAGGAATGGGATCGACAGACCGCCGCCCACATCCCCCTCCGCCGCGTCGGCGGGTCGGTCCCGGTCGCCCGGGCCGTCCGCTACCTTTGCGAAGCCGACTTCGTCACCGGCGAAACGCTGCACGTCACCGGCGGCGATCATCTCTGA
- the crtI gene encoding phytoene desaturase family protein, whose amino-acid sequence MLLAHAGAQVTVLERRDRPGGRTSAIEADVPEGRFRFDTGPTFFLYPRVLGEIFAAVGRDLMTEVPMTRLDPQYRLNFGSGGRLDATPDVAEMERQIAAINPADAGRFADFLAENRVKLAKFRPILENPFSSWKDLANPTLAKMLPHVRPWLSLDGELKRHFSDPRLRVAFSFQSKYLGMSPFRCPSLFSILSFLEYEHGVWHPTGGCAAVSERMAEIAVELGVDLRLDTEVTGLQFQGKKPVAVECSSDGGGDGETVRCDALVINADFGRAMTRLVPDRLRKNWTNAKLGKKKFSCSTYMLYLGIEGVEEELPHHTIYIAEDYERNLREIETDRVLSEDPSVYVQNACVTDPSLAPAGCSTLYILAPVTHESPHVDWERDAPAFRERVLDQVEAKFGVKNLRDRIRFEQQITPADWDGGYEIHKGATFNLAHNLSQMLHLRPRNRFEDLEGTYLVGGGTHPGSGLPVIYESARISSRLLAQDYGLPEVPSAALPAPAAEEPQTAEASAVSEEPVVAEASV is encoded by the coding sequence ATGCTGCTGGCCCACGCCGGGGCGCAGGTGACCGTGCTGGAGCGCCGCGATCGGCCCGGCGGCCGCACCAGCGCCATCGAGGCGGACGTGCCCGAGGGCCGCTTCCGGTTCGACACTGGCCCCACCTTCTTCCTCTACCCCCGCGTGCTGGGCGAGATCTTCGCCGCCGTCGGTCGGGACCTGATGACGGAGGTCCCGATGACGCGGCTGGACCCGCAGTATCGGCTGAACTTCGGCTCCGGCGGCCGGCTGGACGCCACCCCGGACGTCGCGGAGATGGAACGGCAGATCGCCGCCATCAACCCCGCCGACGCCGGCCGCTTCGCCGATTTCCTCGCCGAGAATCGGGTCAAGCTCGCCAAGTTCCGGCCGATTCTGGAGAACCCCTTTAGCAGTTGGAAAGACCTCGCCAACCCCACTTTGGCGAAGATGCTCCCGCACGTGCGGCCCTGGTTGAGCCTCGACGGGGAGTTAAAACGGCACTTCTCCGACCCGCGGTTGCGGGTGGCGTTCAGCTTTCAGAGTAAATATCTGGGCATGAGCCCGTTCCGCTGCCCGTCGCTGTTCAGCATCCTGAGTTTTCTGGAATACGAGCACGGCGTCTGGCACCCGACCGGCGGCTGCGCCGCGGTCAGCGAACGCATGGCGGAGATCGCCGTCGAACTGGGCGTCGATCTGCGACTGGACACGGAGGTAACCGGCCTGCAATTCCAGGGGAAAAAGCCCGTCGCCGTGGAGTGTTCCTCCGACGGGGGCGGCGACGGCGAGACCGTCCGCTGCGACGCCCTCGTCATCAACGCGGACTTCGGCCGGGCGATGACCCGCCTGGTGCCGGACCGGCTGCGGAAGAACTGGACGAACGCCAAGCTCGGCAAGAAGAAGTTCAGTTGCTCCACCTATATGCTGTACCTCGGCATTGAGGGGGTCGAGGAGGAACTGCCGCACCATACGATCTATATTGCGGAGGACTACGAGCGCAACCTCCGCGAGATCGAAACCGATCGCGTGCTGTCCGAGGACCCCAGCGTGTACGTGCAGAACGCCTGCGTGACGGACCCCTCGCTGGCGCCGGCGGGCTGCTCGACATTATATATCCTCGCCCCCGTCACCCACGAATCGCCGCACGTCGACTGGGAACGCGACGCCCCCGCCTTCCGCGAACGCGTGTTGGATCAGGTCGAAGCGAAGTTCGGCGTGAAGAACCTCCGCGACCGCATCCGCTTCGAACAGCAGATCACCCCGGCGGATTGGGACGGCGGCTACGAGATCCATAAGGGGGCGACGTTCAACCTCGCCCACAATCTCAGTCAGATGTTGCATCTCCGCCCCCGCAACCGCTTTGAAGACCTGGAGGGGACCTATCTTGTCGGCGGGGGCACGCATCCCGGCAGCGGGTTGCCGGTAATCTACGAATCGGCCCGCATTTCTTCTCGGTTGCTGGCGCAGGATTACGGCCTGCCGGAAGTGCCGTCCGCCGCCCTGCCGGCGCCGGCCGCCGAGGAGCCGCAGACCGCGGAGGCCTCGGCAGTGTCGGAGGAGCCGGTCGTCGCGGAGGCGTCGGTATGA
- a CDS encoding aldehyde dehydrogenase family protein: protein MSVAAAQPSSQIEPPPAPERAAARVPRIIGGRSVGVPAGQVARYAVQKLRTAQPAWAAVPLPERLAVIARFRRLVAENPDRLTDAVTSPVRRDAAETLSAEVLPLCEACRFLERNAEELLEPKRRGNRGRPAWLYGVKLTDRREPHGVVLILGTWNYPLFLTGTQTIQALVAGNAALVKPGQGSRAAAAVLRDLLLEAGLPPGVLAVLGEEPEAGEAAVNAGVNKVVLTGSASTGRAVLADCADSLTPAAMELSGCDAAFVLEGADVKLAAKCLALSLTWNGSATCVAARRVFVHRSLADELRGELINRVSTVAPVPCERHAAAAAEELIEEALNLGAVRLCGTIDHRPDPPRAMPVVLGDVPGRASILKTDVFAPVLSLIDVGGEDEARARDNCCPYALGATIFGPPRAARRLAEKLDAGCVVINDFLIPTADPRVSFGGRGESGFGVTRGPAGLLEMTRPKAVLEQVSSWRPHLEPPEGDQAAFFKTYLRAAHADGLGNRLKHGWSFVKECLARNRNTRREPRPSGSGSDDAA, encoded by the coding sequence ATGAGCGTCGCCGCCGCCCAGCCGTCCTCTCAAATCGAACCGCCCCCGGCCCCGGAGCGTGCCGCGGCGCGCGTGCCGCGGATCATCGGTGGCCGCAGCGTCGGCGTGCCGGCCGGGCAGGTGGCGCGGTACGCCGTGCAGAAGCTCCGCACCGCCCAGCCCGCCTGGGCCGCGGTCCCGCTGCCGGAGCGGCTGGCGGTGATCGCCCGGTTTCGCCGACTCGTCGCCGAGAACCCCGACCGGCTGACCGACGCGGTGACCTCCCCCGTCCGCCGGGACGCGGCGGAGACCCTCTCCGCGGAGGTGCTGCCGCTGTGCGAGGCCTGTCGGTTCCTCGAACGCAACGCGGAGGAGCTGCTCGAACCGAAACGCCGCGGCAACCGCGGCCGGCCGGCGTGGCTGTACGGGGTCAAGCTGACCGACCGCCGCGAGCCGCACGGCGTGGTGCTGATCCTGGGCACGTGGAACTACCCGCTGTTCCTCACCGGCACGCAGACGATTCAGGCCCTCGTCGCCGGGAACGCGGCACTCGTCAAACCGGGGCAGGGCAGTCGGGCCGCCGCTGCGGTTCTGCGGGATCTACTGTTGGAAGCCGGTCTGCCGCCGGGCGTGCTGGCCGTGCTGGGCGAGGAACCGGAGGCCGGCGAGGCGGCGGTCAACGCCGGGGTCAATAAGGTCGTGCTGACCGGCTCCGCCTCGACCGGCCGGGCGGTACTGGCGGACTGCGCGGACAGTCTGACGCCCGCGGCGATGGAGTTGTCCGGCTGCGACGCCGCCTTCGTGCTGGAGGGGGCGGACGTGAAACTGGCCGCCAAATGCCTCGCCCTGAGCCTCACCTGGAACGGCTCGGCGACCTGCGTCGCCGCCCGGCGGGTATTCGTGCACCGCTCCCTCGCCGACGAGTTACGGGGGGAGCTGATCAATCGCGTCTCCACCGTCGCCCCCGTGCCCTGCGAACGCCACGCGGCGGCGGCGGCAGAGGAGCTGATCGAGGAGGCGTTGAACCTCGGCGCCGTGCGGCTGTGCGGGACGATCGACCATCGTCCCGACCCGCCCCGGGCGATGCCGGTCGTGCTGGGCGACGTGCCGGGCCGGGCGTCAATCCTGAAGACGGACGTGTTCGCCCCGGTGCTGTCGCTGATCGATGTCGGCGGCGAGGACGAGGCCCGGGCCCGCGACAATTGCTGTCCGTACGCCCTCGGCGCCACGATCTTCGGCCCGCCGCGGGCGGCCCGGCGGTTGGCGGAGAAGCTGGACGCCGGCTGTGTCGTCATCAACGATTTCCTGATCCCCACCGCCGACCCGCGGGTGAGCTTCGGCGGCCGCGGCGAGAGCGGTTTCGGCGTCACCCGCGGCCCGGCCGGCCTGCTGGAGATGACCCGCCCCAAGGCGGTACTCGAACAGGTCAGCTCCTGGCGGCCGCACCTGGAGCCGCCGGAGGGCGATCAGGCGGCGTTCTTCAAAACCTATCTCCGGGCCGCCCACGCCGACGGACTGGGGAATCGTCTGAAGCACGGCTGGTCGTTCGTGAAAGAATGCCTCGCCCGCAATCGGAACACGCGCCGGGAACCGCGACCGTCAGGGAGCGGCTCTGACGACGCGGCCTAA